The Aeoliella mucimassa genome includes the window CGATTCTTACATCACCGTCAGTCTCTTGCTTTGTCAGCAGCGAAATGGCCTGATAGAAATCAAAAGCGTGGCCCTGGTCGCTCAGCAGGTCTTCGAGTTCGTTGGCGTTTTTTGTCGGCGATGTCTGGGAGTTGGAAATTGTCATAGCAGTTCTACCTCACCGGAACGGGCCCCCCACACTCGTTTAAGTCCTTCCTGCTCAGTTGAGAAGTGGAGCTTTGTAAACGAGTTGGCATTGCAGTACTGGGCAAAAAATCGTTCCAGTACACTAGCAAACAGAAAACTACCTACCGAGCGGTAGCGTTGATCGTCGAGCGTCAGGTCGACAGCCACTCCTCGGCATACGCCTCCTTCGAGGGCTCCGCCGACCCGGGTAACGCACCGTCGCGCGGTTACGTTGCTGATTCCATCAATCATCTCACTGTTGGCTATCGCTCGCTGTGGATCGGTGTGCTTGTCGGCGTAGTCGTAAAGTCGCAAGAGCTCTTGCAACGCTTCGGTGGACTTGGTTGTTTCGCTAAGTGAAAGATGATTGAGTGAGAGATGCGATATGAGCCTCCATTTTGCCGCATGTCCTAGCGCTGCCCGGTTAGGAGCGGTGGGGTGTTGCAGGCACCGTACCGCACCGACAGGCATGGCCGACTCTAGCTCGAACCGCAGTCCATCGTTTCCGGTAGGAAGCCGCATCGGCATGTCGCGGTTGGTGCAGGTCGCGCGAACCGTGATCGTTTCGTTGGTAGGATGATGAGGATTGCAGTCGAGGTCCACAAGACGAAGGTAAACGTCGGTGCCACGATCGTTGTGCCGAAGGCTGTCGCGTCGCTGATCTTGCCAGTAGTATCGGGCTTCGCCGGGGCCGTGCCATGAGTTCTCATGGTTCAGCCCAAACAGCGAGGTGTACTCCGTGCCTTTATTCCCGGCGACCCCGGTAACGTTGTCGACACTGTACACTTCGTAGCCATCGCGATCGTTCAGGTCGGGCACCACCAGGTATTCACTGGCTTTTTTTGTGTTTCGAATGGGTTCGCACACCTTCGCGAATAGGTTGACGATCGGAGTGCATCCCAGCCGGAAGGTTTGGGCATCGACTTCTCGCAGCAAGGCATCGTCGCAGCGATTCAACGCGAGGCGAAGCTCAAGCGTCTGGCCGACGCCGACGAGATTCTCTTTACCTATTCCATTGATGTCGACAAAGGAGAACTTCTCGGAGAAGGCAAACAACTCCGTCAGTAGCCGATAGGCATGGTCCGTCGCAGCAGGGTAGGGGAGTAACCCTTCATTTTTCGAGAAACCAACCGGCGTTATGGTTGAGCCAATCGGCAGATGACGCGCATTTGTGAAGTCAGTTCCATCCCCCAGTGCGATGGAAGTAACGTGATTTAAAAGCAACTCGTAAAGCGTTGCCATCAAAGCTTGGTCGCCACTCAGGTGGAAACGCAGGGAGTCGATATCCAGTTGTTCGAATTGCAAGTCCGCATGAGTCTTCAGGCGAATCTTGAGGATGGCAGCGGTTCCGTTCGGAACCGATAGGTCGCGATCAAAGGGAGGCGGTAGCAGCTCGGCCGAGGCAACTTCAATCGGCCAGATCTTGAGTGGATAGCAGCTCTGGTAGCGACAGCGAGTACCCTCGACGCTAGCGCTACGCAGGCCAGTGCCCCGAGGAATGGTCAAACCAGTAACCTGCGGGCTCGCCGGATTGGGATTGATCTGCGCAATGGCCAAAGAAGGAATCGGCGCAAGGTAGTGAGGGGAGATCATCGACAGCATGCCGTCGGTGATCTCGGGGAAATCGTCGTCGAGTTTCTTTTGAACGCGTGCGCTCAACAGAGCAAACGCTTCGATCAATCGTTCGACATGCGGGTCGCGACTACGATTGCGTTCCAGCAGCAGCTGCCCGGCGGCCGCAGGGTATTGGCACCCGAAATCTTCCGCTTCACGACGAATGAAATGAAGCTCGCGTTCGTAGTAGGGATAGAGTGTGTCGCTCATGATTGCACTAACTCCACCTGAGCCCGCCCTTGTCGGTAATTAACCGAGTAGTCTGCGGAGATTGTCGTGTCGGGATTACTGGTGAGCGTCGCCACAATCGTGAGTTGACACGTCGTGGGTTGCTGGCGATTGGGAGTCACGGTCACTTTTGCCGTAGCGATACGAGGCTCGAAGCGAACAATCAGTTGTTCAAGTCGACGGCCCACCGCTTGCTGATTGTCGTAGGTGCCGATCACTAGCGAAGAAGGCAGCGGTGCACCGTAGCAGGTAATGCTGCTAGCAAGCTCATCGAATCCCTCGGTACGGGCGTCAGCGGTTGTCCAGGTGTTGAGCAGGTCGGTGATATCTCGCAACAGCCCTCTGACTGGATCCGCTGGTACAGACGACGACACGTCGTAACTCGCGAGCGTGAGCTTGTCGAGAAGCGATGGTACTAGATCAGGATGTGATTTTGTCGCCAGCATGAGATGGGGGTGTGACGGTGAAAATAAAAAAGGGGCCGCGCACACTAACGTGGCGGCCCCCGAGTATTCTCAGCTGTGAATGAACCTAGATGGCCTTGTTTTCTTCCAGGTTCCAACCAGCCTTCACTGGGGTATCGAGGGCACCTTTGTCCTTCTGAGGACGATACTCGTAGCTAATCTTGGCAAAGGCCAAGGTAACCGTATCGAGAGGCAAGGTGCTGCCATTGCCACCGCTGGTGTTGTACGAAGACACAAGTACTTCTTCGAGCTTGATTTGGTAGAACTCTTCCTGGCTACCACCAGCCTTGCGGGCTACCAAAGTTGCTTCCTTGATGTGTTCGCCTTTGGCGCACGACAGGAACAACTTGGGAGAGGCCTTGCAGGCATACATGGTGAAGGTGAGGTCCTGCATCGTGACCTTTCCGCTACCACCACCGGAGGTGTAGGGGATGCTCACTGGTTGGCTTTCGCCCCAGGTGAATCCCAGAATCTGAATCTCTTTGGCATGCTTCGAATCTTTCGATTCGCCTTCGATGCCATCGATCTTCAGGAAGTAGTCGATCGAGCCTTGCGATTTGGGTTCGCCGTTATTGCCCATAGTTATATCCTTTGTATGTCGTTGATAGTGATTGTTGTGGTAGTTAAACGCTCATGGCGCGGGCACCCATGACATCGGCTTCTTTTTCCAATCCAGCATCGATGTTGAGGCTGGTGCCGCCGTTGAGTTGGGTAAAGGGTTTCACACGGCCTTGCTTCTGTTGGACGACGTGCCACGCCTCGTGAGGGAGGTGTCGCTCTTGTCCGGGGGCCAAGTAGATATTGGTGCCTTGAGCATAGGCATGAGCCTGCAGTTGAGCAGGTTTTGCACTGTTATAGTAGACTCTTACATCGTCCATGCTGTAACCAGATAAATTTTCTAAGCCCGACTTTAAGTTGTCGGGTAGACCAGTGTGGTTGTTCCCGAACGTCGCGTTGCTTGGCGTTTCCATGGTTAGTTCTCTATGCTTTTAGGAAGTGCCGTCCCCGGCGACGAGCACCAGGGACGACACGTGGATCCAATTGTGGTTAACCCTTCTTGGGTACTTCAGCCACCAACCGCATCGAGGCATTCAAAGTCTCGAGTTGGAAGTGAGGTCGTAACCAAGCAACCGCTTCGTACCAACCAGGCTTGCCAGCGACTTCGCGAACTTCGATGGTCGCATCCGAAAGCGGGCACTTGGCCTTGGTTTCGTCGCCAGCCATGTTGGGATCGCACACGTAGTTGCCAATCCAATCGTTCAGCCACTTTTCACATTGGGCGGCTTCGAGCATCGAGCCAACCTTATCGCGAGCCATTACCTTCAGGTAATGGGCAAAACGCGAAACGCACATCAGGTAGTTGATCTTCACGCTCAGCTCAGCATTTGCGTTGGCCAAAGCGTCGAAGTAGGTCTTCTGCTTTTGGGTCGACTGGGCACCCATGAATACGGCGAAGTCCGTCTCCTTGGCGTGCAGCAGTGGCAAGAAACCGAGATTCGAGAGTTCAAACTCACGGCGATCGGAAATCGCAATTTCCGTCGGGCATTTCATGGCAACGTCGCCATCGTCGGTGTTGAACGTATGCACCGGCAGGAATTCAACCTTACCGCCACCTTCGACACCGCGAACCTTGGCGTACCAGCCGTACTTCGAGTAGGCATCGGTCACGCGCGCACCATAGGCCCACGCAGCGTTCATCCACAGGTACTTGCTGTGGTCGCGACCGTCGACAAACTCTTCGAAGTCAAACTCTTCGACTGGCTTGAAGTCTTTGCCATAGGGCAGACGGCCGAGCACGCGAGGCAGCATCAAAGCAACGTAACGGGAATCTTCCGAGTCACGGAACGAACGCCACGAAGCGTGGGCGGCACTCTCGAAGATCTTAGCCAGATCACGAGGGTTCGGTAGTTCGGTAAAGCTGGTCAGGTTGAACAGTTGTGGCGAGGCAGCCGAGATGAACGGGGCGTGAGCACTCGCGGCAACGTTGGAAACCAAACGGAGCAGGGTGATATCGTCGGGATGACGACTGAACTCATAGTCGCCGATCAACAGGCCGTAGGGAGCACCACCGAGTTGACCGTACTCTTCTTCGTAGACTTTCTTGAACAGGGCGCTTTG containing:
- the tssF gene encoding type VI secretion system baseplate subunit TssF; the encoded protein is MSDTLYPYYERELHFIRREAEDFGCQYPAAAGQLLLERNRSRDPHVERLIEAFALLSARVQKKLDDDFPEITDGMLSMISPHYLAPIPSLAIAQINPNPASPQVTGLTIPRGTGLRSASVEGTRCRYQSCYPLKIWPIEVASAELLPPPFDRDLSVPNGTAAILKIRLKTHADLQFEQLDIDSLRFHLSGDQALMATLYELLLNHVTSIALGDGTDFTNARHLPIGSTITPVGFSKNEGLLPYPAATDHAYRLLTELFAFSEKFSFVDINGIGKENLVGVGQTLELRLALNRCDDALLREVDAQTFRLGCTPIVNLFAKVCEPIRNTKKASEYLVVPDLNDRDGYEVYSVDNVTGVAGNKGTEYTSLFGLNHENSWHGPGEARYYWQDQRRDSLRHNDRGTDVYLRLVDLDCNPHHPTNETITVRATCTNRDMPMRLPTGNDGLRFELESAMPVGAVRCLQHPTAPNRAALGHAAKWRLISHLSLNHLSLSETTKSTEALQELLRLYDYADKHTDPQRAIANSEMIDGISNVTARRCVTRVGGALEGGVCRGVAVDLTLDDQRYRSVGSFLFASVLERFFAQYCNANSFTKLHFSTEQEGLKRVWGARSGEVELL
- a CDS encoding GPW/gp25 family protein; this translates as MLATKSHPDLVPSLLDKLTLASYDVSSSVPADPVRGLLRDITDLLNTWTTADARTEGFDELASSITCYGAPLPSSLVIGTYDNQQAVGRRLEQLIVRFEPRIATAKVTVTPNRQQPTTCQLTIVATLTSNPDTTISADYSVNYRQGRAQVELVQS
- a CDS encoding Hcp family type VI secretion system effector; this encodes MGNNGEPKSQGSIDYFLKIDGIEGESKDSKHAKEIQILGFTWGESQPVSIPYTSGGGSGKVTMQDLTFTMYACKASPKLFLSCAKGEHIKEATLVARKAGGSQEEFYQIKLEEVLVSSYNTSGGNGSTLPLDTVTLAFAKISYEYRPQKDKGALDTPVKAGWNLEENKAI
- a CDS encoding eCIS core domain-containing protein — encoded protein: METPSNATFGNNHTGLPDNLKSGLENLSGYSMDDVRVYYNSAKPAQLQAHAYAQGTNIYLAPGQERHLPHEAWHVVQQKQGRVKPFTQLNGGTSLNIDAGLEKEADVMGARAMSV
- the tssC gene encoding type VI secretion system contractile sheath large subunit; its protein translation is MATATETTTSDVAEELSLLEQLLENSRALDEAERDTQKDYLAEFIRHAVEPDQITSKDTAATINNWIAQIDEKISAQLNEIMHNEKFQQLEGSWRGLHYLVHQSETGTSLKIRVLNVTKRELLKDLESAVEFDQSALFKKVYEEEYGQLGGAPYGLLIGDYEFSRHPDDITLLRLVSNVAASAHAPFISAASPQLFNLTSFTELPNPRDLAKIFESAAHASWRSFRDSEDSRYVALMLPRVLGRLPYGKDFKPVEEFDFEEFVDGRDHSKYLWMNAAWAYGARVTDAYSKYGWYAKVRGVEGGGKVEFLPVHTFNTDDGDVAMKCPTEIAISDRREFELSNLGFLPLLHAKETDFAVFMGAQSTQKQKTYFDALANANAELSVKINYLMCVSRFAHYLKVMARDKVGSMLEAAQCEKWLNDWIGNYVCDPNMAGDETKAKCPLSDATIEVREVAGKPGWYEAVAWLRPHFQLETLNASMRLVAEVPKKG